Proteins encoded together in one Shewanella acanthi window:
- the ligA gene encoding NAD-dependent DNA ligase LigA: MQDTQLDKRLSERLNQEITSDNVQPLIEMLSQSLNEHNIRYYVDDAPSITDAEYDRLMQKLKQLETEFPQYVQADSPSQRVGGMALAKFEQITHLKPMLSLDNAFDEADFTAFHKRVSDRAGEVSFCCEPKLDGLAVSILYRNGVLERAATRGDGTVGEDITENVKTIKSIPLKLRGDDYPELVEVRGEAFMPKAAFEALNERARLKNEKLFVNPRNAAAGSLRQLDSKITASRSLSFYAYALGVVEPTTHELGQTHYEQLQQLKSWGLPVSSEIKVCDELSQVFAYYQDILTRRSDLPFEIDGVVMKVNDIAQQQTLGFVAKSPRWAIAYKFPAQEEMTLLEDVDFQVGRTGAVTPVARLRPVFVGGVTVSNATLHNADEIERLGVMIGDTVIIRRAGDVIPQIVAIVPERRSEDARAIAFPQHCPVCGSLVERIEGEAVARCSGGLFCEAQRKEAIKHFASRKALDIDGMGDKIVEQLIDKELVQSPADLFKLTASMMTMLDRMGMKSATNLALAIDAAKTTTLPRFLYALGIREVGEATAANLASHFGSLDALRVANIEQLMEVEDIGEVVAQHVAHFFAQPHNLEVIDALITAGVNWPAIEAPNEDAQPLKGQTWVLTGTLNQLNRNDAKAQLQALGAKVAGSVSKNTDCLVAGEAAGSKLAKAQELGIMVMGEDELLALLAANR; encoded by the coding sequence ATGCAAGACACTCAACTCGATAAACGCCTTTCTGAACGCCTTAATCAAGAGATTACCTCAGACAATGTACAGCCTTTGATTGAGATGCTGAGTCAGTCCCTAAACGAGCATAACATTCGTTATTATGTCGATGATGCGCCAAGCATTACCGACGCTGAATATGACCGTCTGATGCAAAAGCTTAAGCAGCTTGAGACCGAGTTTCCTCAATACGTGCAGGCTGATTCGCCAAGCCAACGCGTCGGCGGTATGGCATTAGCGAAGTTTGAGCAAATCACCCATTTAAAACCCATGCTCAGTCTGGATAACGCCTTCGATGAAGCAGATTTTACCGCGTTTCACAAAAGGGTCAGCGATAGGGCGGGTGAGGTGAGTTTTTGCTGTGAGCCCAAACTCGATGGCTTAGCCGTGAGTATTTTGTATCGCAACGGTGTCCTTGAGCGCGCAGCGACCCGTGGCGACGGCACTGTGGGCGAAGATATTACCGAAAACGTTAAAACCATTAAATCAATCCCACTTAAGCTGCGTGGCGACGATTACCCTGAACTGGTTGAAGTACGCGGTGAGGCTTTTATGCCAAAGGCGGCTTTTGAGGCGTTAAACGAGCGTGCACGTTTAAAGAATGAAAAGCTTTTTGTAAATCCGCGTAATGCGGCTGCGGGCAGTTTACGCCAGCTTGACAGTAAAATTACTGCCTCGCGCTCGCTGTCATTTTATGCCTATGCATTAGGCGTGGTTGAGCCGACAACCCATGAACTTGGCCAAACCCATTATGAGCAGCTGCAGCAGCTTAAATCTTGGGGTCTACCCGTCAGTAGCGAAATCAAAGTTTGCGATGAGTTAAGCCAAGTGTTTGCTTATTATCAGGATATTTTAACTAGACGAAGCGATCTCCCCTTCGAAATCGATGGGGTAGTGATGAAAGTGAATGATATTGCCCAGCAGCAAACCTTAGGATTTGTGGCGAAATCGCCGCGCTGGGCGATTGCCTATAAATTTCCCGCTCAAGAAGAGATGACGCTACTCGAGGATGTCGACTTTCAAGTCGGCCGCACGGGTGCCGTCACCCCGGTTGCTCGCTTAAGGCCAGTGTTTGTTGGCGGTGTGACTGTATCGAACGCGACATTGCATAACGCCGATGAAATCGAGCGATTAGGTGTCATGATTGGCGATACTGTGATTATTCGCCGCGCCGGCGATGTTATCCCGCAAATCGTGGCGATAGTCCCTGAGCGCCGTTCTGAAGATGCAAGGGCCATTGCCTTTCCGCAACACTGTCCTGTTTGCGGCAGTTTAGTAGAGCGAATCGAAGGTGAGGCGGTTGCCCGTTGTAGTGGCGGCCTTTTCTGTGAGGCGCAGCGAAAAGAAGCGATCAAACATTTTGCTTCCCGTAAGGCATTAGATATCGATGGTATGGGCGATAAAATCGTCGAGCAGCTTATCGATAAAGAGTTGGTGCAAAGCCCTGCGGATCTTTTCAAGTTAACCGCTTCTATGATGACGATGCTTGATCGAATGGGAATGAAGTCAGCGACGAACCTAGCCCTTGCCATCGACGCGGCTAAGACCACCACCTTGCCACGTTTCCTCTATGCCCTTGGAATCCGTGAGGTGGGAGAGGCTACGGCTGCTAATCTAGCCAGTCACTTTGGTAGCTTAGATGCGCTGCGAGTGGCTAACATCGAGCAGTTAATGGAGGTTGAAGATATTGGTGAAGTTGTGGCGCAGCATGTGGCGCATTTTTTCGCCCAGCCCCACAACTTAGAGGTTATCGATGCGCTGATTACGGCGGGCGTTAATTGGCCTGCGATTGAAGCACCAAATGAAGATGCGCAGCCATTAAAGGGCCAAACTTGGGTATTAACCGGTACCTTAAACCAGCTTAATCGTAACGATGCCAAGGCGCAGTTACAGGCCTTAGGTGCTAAAGTTGCGGGTAGCGTTTCCAAAAATACTGACTGTTTAGTTGCCGGTGAAGCCGCGGGTTCTAAACTTGCGAAAGCCCAAGAACTGGGCATTATGGTGATGGGGGAGGATGAGTTATTGGCCCTGTTAGCGGCAAACCGCTAA